One window of Rhizobium leguminosarum genomic DNA carries:
- a CDS encoding AraC family transcriptional regulator: MKAALQNYHDRMQRVLDHLDRHLDDDLDLETVSGVAAFSKFHFHRQFTATFGLSVHRYIQLARMKRASHRLAYRDAQSVTDIAMDAGYDAPDAFARAFRQRFGQSPSSFRKSPDWEPWLAAFGPLDNARSKRMQKTFTTDDVTIRNVPTTPVAIIEHRGEPAMLGATIQRFIAWRQAAGLHPKTNPTFNVWRSERCPASPADYSVDLCVGTDQPIEANGAQIKAGEIPGGRCAVLRVVGNTDNLQPAALYLYRDWLPLSGEEARDFPIYCQRLSFFPEVAEHEAVAELFLPLK, translated from the coding sequence ATGAAGGCGGCGCTTCAAAACTACCATGACCGGATGCAGCGGGTGCTGGATCACTTGGATCGGCATCTGGACGACGATCTGGACCTGGAAACGGTGAGCGGCGTTGCAGCCTTCTCGAAGTTTCATTTCCACCGGCAGTTCACGGCGACTTTCGGTCTATCCGTGCATCGTTATATCCAGCTTGCCCGGATGAAGCGCGCTTCGCACCGGCTGGCCTACAGGGATGCCCAAAGCGTCACCGATATAGCGATGGATGCCGGTTACGATGCACCTGATGCCTTCGCCCGCGCCTTTCGGCAACGGTTCGGGCAATCGCCTTCGTCGTTCCGGAAATCTCCCGACTGGGAGCCGTGGCTTGCGGCCTTCGGGCCTCTCGACAACGCAAGGAGCAAGCGCATGCAGAAGACTTTTACCACTGACGACGTGACGATTCGCAATGTGCCCACCACGCCGGTGGCGATCATCGAGCATCGGGGCGAGCCGGCGATGCTCGGCGCCACCATCCAGCGGTTCATCGCCTGGCGCCAGGCTGCTGGCCTGCACCCCAAGACAAATCCGACCTTCAATGTCTGGCGGTCCGAGCGGTGTCCTGCGTCGCCTGCCGATTACAGCGTGGACCTCTGTGTCGGGACCGACCAACCGATCGAGGCAAACGGCGCGCAGATCAAAGCCGGCGAAATCCCCGGCGGACGCTGCGCGGTGCTGCGCGTGGTCGGCAACACCGACAATCTGCAGCCCGCCGCGCTCTATCTTTATCGCGACTGGCTTCCGCTGAGCGGCGAAGAAGCACGCGACTTTCCGATCTATTGCCAGCGGCTGAGCTTCTTTCCGGAGGTGGCGGAGCACGAGGCGGTCGCGGAACTGTTTCTGCCGCTGAAATAG
- a CDS encoding cytochrome c biogenesis protein CcdA, whose product MSIADISLWSALIAGALSFLSPCVLPLVPPYLCYMAGISVEQFRGGGAVAVAPDVRRGVLFSALLFTLGFATVFVALGAGASSIGMALRQHLDLLSKLGGLIIIVMGLNFLGLFRIGVLAREARFQGGGKPATLTGAYVMGLAFAFGWTPCIGPVLGAILGVAASRETVGSGAGLLAVYSLGLAIPFWIAAGFSGAFMRFLSRFRRHLGTVEKVMGVFLVLTGLAFLFGWVSDVAIWFQQTFPILMQIG is encoded by the coding sequence GTGTCGATTGCCGATATTTCCCTGTGGAGCGCGTTGATTGCCGGGGCGCTTTCCTTTCTTTCGCCCTGCGTGCTTCCCCTCGTCCCACCTTATCTCTGCTATATGGCCGGCATTTCAGTCGAGCAGTTCCGTGGCGGCGGCGCGGTTGCCGTCGCGCCCGATGTCCGGCGCGGCGTGTTGTTTTCCGCCCTGCTCTTCACGCTCGGCTTCGCCACGGTCTTCGTGGCGCTCGGCGCCGGCGCCTCCAGCATCGGCATGGCGCTTCGCCAGCATCTCGACCTGTTGTCGAAGCTCGGCGGGCTGATCATCATCGTCATGGGGCTGAATTTCCTCGGCCTCTTCCGAATCGGAGTGCTTGCCCGCGAGGCGCGCTTCCAGGGCGGCGGCAAGCCGGCGACGCTGACGGGGGCCTATGTCATGGGCCTTGCCTTCGCCTTCGGCTGGACGCCCTGCATCGGCCCCGTGCTCGGCGCGATCCTCGGTGTCGCCGCCTCGCGCGAGACGGTCGGCTCCGGCGCCGGGCTGCTCGCCGTCTATTCGCTCGGCCTGGCGATCCCCTTCTGGATCGCCGCCGGATTTTCCGGCGCCTTCATGCGCTTCCTCTCGCGCTTCCGCCGCCATCTCGGTACGGTGGAAAAGGTGATGGGTGTCTTCCTCGTGCTGACCGGCCTCGCCTTCCTGTTCGGATGGGTCAGCGACGTGGCCATCTGGTTTCAGCAGACCTTCCCGATCCTGATGCAGATCGGCTAA
- a CDS encoding MBL fold metallo-hydrolase — translation MSLATNMSLEDTSHPGAPGPGELVPSRYAVQIGEIEVLVISDGVLPLPTTMLAHNAEPAVREAWLNHMFLPQDSLDWPLNVVVARSGGQTILLDAGLGLDPDLHLPRAGQLISRLGAAGVDLASVTDVVLTHLHMDHIGGLLVDGVKEKLRPDLRIHLAAAEVKFWEAPDFSQTRMPPGFPDALRATAKRFVNEYRSHLRLYDDECEVAPGVVARRTGGHTPGHSVIRLASGGDRLTFAGDAVFAVGFDQPDWHNGFEHDPEEAARVRVGLLRELAATGELLVATHLPFPSVCHVAVEGDAFRWVPVFWDY, via the coding sequence ATGAGCCTCGCGACAAATATGAGCCTGGAAGACACCTCACATCCCGGTGCACCAGGGCCCGGCGAACTGGTTCCGTCGCGCTACGCAGTGCAGATCGGCGAGATTGAGGTGCTGGTGATCAGCGATGGGGTACTGCCCCTCCCAACCACGATGTTGGCACACAACGCCGAGCCCGCGGTCCGTGAAGCCTGGCTGAACCACATGTTCCTGCCGCAAGACTCGCTGGATTGGCCGCTGAACGTGGTGGTGGCGCGCAGCGGCGGGCAGACCATACTTCTCGACGCCGGGCTGGGCCTGGACCCGGACTTGCACCTGCCGCGGGCCGGGCAATTGATCAGCCGACTGGGCGCGGCCGGCGTCGATCTTGCATCCGTAACCGACGTGGTGCTGACCCACTTGCACATGGACCACATTGGCGGGCTTCTCGTCGATGGGGTGAAGGAGAAGCTGCGTCCCGACCTGCGGATCCACTTGGCGGCCGCCGAGGTCAAGTTCTGGGAGGCGCCCGATTTCTCCCAGACGCGCATGCCGCCGGGCTTCCCCGATGCGCTTCGGGCAACTGCCAAGCGGTTCGTGAATGAGTACCGCAGCCACCTCCGGCTGTACGATGACGAGTGCGAAGTGGCACCAGGCGTCGTCGCCCGCCGCACCGGCGGCCACACCCCCGGACACAGCGTGATCCGCCTGGCGTCTGGCGGCGACCGGCTGACATTTGCCGGCGACGCGGTGTTCGCGGTCGGCTTCGACCAACCGGACTGGCATAACGGCTTCGAGCATGACCCCGAGGAGGCGGCTCGCGTGCGGGTCGGTCTCCTGCGGGAGCTGGCGGCGACCGGCGAGTTGCTGGTGGCCACTCACCTGCCGTTCCCGTCCGTCTGCCATGTGGCGGTTGAGGGCGATGCCTTCCGCTGGGTGCCGGTCTTCTGGGACTACTGA
- a CDS encoding DUF1254 domain-containing protein encodes MRLTKREFTKGLVLAIGFAGFTPAGANSSAIVESEARAIAKEAYIYGFPVIDNYRILYSYFVDKAGSEYKAAWNTINNTARVYTPDDTTIQTPNSDTPYSMLGTDLRAEPLVISVPDVEKDRYYSLQFIDLYTFNFAYVGSRATGNNAAAYLLAGPDWEGEKPAGIKDIIRCETQIAFLIYRTQLFDPGDIENVKKIQAGYQVQTLSNFLGKPAPDQPPAIDFPKPLSTKEERSSLEVFRELNFVLQFCPTHPSEKELMARFAKIGIGAGLNFDPASLSPAMNNALSEGIAEAWTALAEEKRLIGEGKIAAENLAGSRDFVNGNYLGRFMVAVTGIYGNSKEEAFYHVHFTDSDGHPTSGAHRYILRMPPGQLPPVNAFWSVTIYKLPESLLSRNPINRYLINSPMLPSLQKDADGGTTLLIQHNSPGNALEANWLPVPEGQFLAVMRLYWPKPEVLSGAWKAPPLQIVS; translated from the coding sequence GTGCGCCTAACGAAACGCGAATTTACGAAGGGCCTGGTTCTGGCCATCGGGTTTGCTGGCTTTACCCCAGCGGGTGCAAACAGCTCGGCCATTGTTGAGAGCGAAGCTCGGGCCATCGCGAAAGAGGCCTATATCTATGGCTTTCCGGTGATCGACAACTACCGCATCCTTTATTCGTATTTCGTTGACAAGGCGGGTAGCGAATACAAGGCCGCGTGGAACACAATCAACAACACCGCTCGTGTCTACACCCCGGACGACACCACAATCCAGACCCCGAATTCTGACACTCCCTATTCAATGTTGGGCACTGATCTTCGGGCCGAGCCGCTCGTGATCTCGGTTCCCGATGTTGAGAAGGATCGGTATTACTCCTTGCAATTCATCGACCTGTACACGTTTAATTTTGCCTATGTTGGAAGCCGAGCCACTGGGAATAATGCGGCAGCCTATCTGCTAGCCGGTCCCGACTGGGAAGGTGAGAAGCCTGCCGGAATCAAGGACATCATCCGCTGTGAGACTCAAATTGCTTTCCTCATCTACCGGACGCAGCTTTTCGATCCCGGCGACATCGAGAACGTCAAGAAGATACAGGCGGGCTACCAGGTCCAAACGCTATCGAATTTCCTAGGCAAACCTGCGCCAGATCAACCGCCTGCAATCGATTTCCCGAAACCGCTCTCTACCAAGGAGGAGCGCAGTTCGCTGGAGGTTTTCCGCGAGCTAAACTTCGTGCTGCAGTTCTGCCCCACGCATCCAAGCGAGAAGGAACTGATGGCACGTTTTGCCAAAATCGGCATCGGAGCAGGCTTAAACTTTGATCCGGCATCACTTTCACCGGCGATGAACAACGCTTTGTCGGAGGGAATAGCCGAGGCCTGGACTGCATTGGCAGAGGAAAAAAGGCTCATCGGCGAAGGCAAGATTGCAGCCGAGAATTTGGCGGGCAGCCGCGATTTCGTCAACGGTAACTACCTGGGTCGCTTTATGGTTGCCGTGACAGGAATCTACGGCAATTCGAAAGAAGAGGCTTTCTATCACGTCCACTTCACAGACTCTGACGGCCATCCGACGAGTGGGGCGCACCGCTATATACTCCGCATGCCGCCGGGACAATTGCCGCCCGTTAATGCCTTCTGGTCAGTTACCATCTACAAGCTGCCAGAAAGCTTGCTCTCAAGAAATCCGATCAATCGCTACTTGATCAACTCGCCGATGCTGCCGTCTTTGCAGAAGGATGCAGATGGAGGCACTACTTTACTCATTCAACACAACTCGCCAGGCAATGCTTTGGAGGCAAACTGGCTTCCGGTGCCGGAGGGACAGTTCCTAGCGGTCATGCGACTTTACTGGCCCAAGCCGGAGGTATTGAGCGGCGCGTGGAAGGCACCACCGCTTCAGATAGTCAGCTGA
- a CDS encoding ISAzo13 family transposase, producing the protein MIDIAAIKARFETLAPYLDERARRLLAATEARAAGRGGVTAVSAATGVARSTIGRGLTELRTADARLERRVRRPGGGRRPKIETEPGLLAALEELVQSAIRGDPEAALLWVSRSQRHLAGALAQRGFTASQKLVGRLLRKLGFSLQANKKTLEGASHPDRDTQFEHINEKIKQFQAAGQAAISVDTKKKELVGDFKNGGRELRPKGGPEPVRVHDFKIPELGKVAPYGVYDITNNSGWVNVGIDHDTAAFAVESIRRWWNVLGKSRYPGSTGLLITADCGGSNGARVRLWKRELQSFANETGLAITVAHHPPGTSKWNRIEHRLFAFITQNWRGKPLVSHEVIVQLIGATTTANGLDVQCCLDENDYPKAIKITDAEMNAINIDRDPFHGEWNYTISPTSVVSDSAIAESVADDR; encoded by the coding sequence ATGATTGATATCGCGGCGATCAAAGCTCGCTTTGAGACGCTTGCGCCTTATCTCGATGAGCGGGCACGGCGTTTGTTGGCGGCAACCGAGGCTCGCGCGGCGGGCCGGGGTGGAGTGACGGCGGTTTCGGCGGCGACCGGCGTTGCGCGCAGTACGATCGGGCGCGGTCTTACGGAGTTGCGGACCGCAGATGCACGACTGGAACGCCGGGTTCGGCGGCCGGGCGGCGGCCGCAGGCCAAAGATCGAGACTGAGCCGGGCCTCTTGGCTGCACTTGAAGAATTGGTTCAATCGGCGATCCGTGGCGACCCTGAAGCAGCATTGTTGTGGGTGAGCAGAAGCCAGCGCCACCTTGCCGGCGCATTGGCACAACGCGGCTTTACGGCCAGCCAGAAGTTGGTTGGTCGGCTGCTGCGCAAGCTTGGCTTCAGCCTCCAGGCCAACAAGAAGACCTTGGAGGGGGCGTCTCATCCTGACCGCGACACCCAGTTCGAACACATCAACGAGAAGATCAAGCAGTTCCAGGCGGCCGGCCAGGCCGCCATTTCGGTCGACACAAAGAAAAAGGAGCTGGTTGGCGATTTCAAGAACGGCGGGCGTGAGCTGCGTCCCAAAGGCGGCCCCGAACCCGTGCGCGTTCACGACTTCAAGATACCCGAACTCGGCAAGGTCGCACCTTACGGCGTCTACGACATCACCAACAACTCGGGTTGGGTGAATGTCGGCATCGATCATGACACCGCCGCCTTTGCCGTAGAGAGCATTCGACGGTGGTGGAATGTCTTGGGAAAGAGCCGCTATCCTGGTTCAACCGGTCTACTCATTACCGCCGATTGCGGTGGCAGCAACGGGGCCCGTGTGCGACTGTGGAAGCGCGAGCTTCAATCATTCGCCAATGAAACTGGGTTAGCTATCACGGTCGCTCACCACCCGCCGGGGACCAGCAAATGGAACCGCATAGAACACCGGCTATTTGCATTCATCACACAGAATTGGCGCGGCAAGCCCCTCGTCAGTCATGAGGTCATCGTTCAACTGATCGGGGCCACGACGACGGCCAACGGGCTCGACGTTCAATGTTGCCTCGACGAAAATGACTATCCCAAGGCCATCAAGATCACCGATGCTGAAATGAATGCAATCAATATTGATCGTGATCCCTTCCACGGTGAGTGGAACTACACGATTTCGCCCACCTCCGTTGTGTCCGATAGCGCTATCGCCGAGAGTGTTGCCGATGATCGATGA
- a CDS encoding UbiH/UbiF family hydroxylase, with protein sequence MKTFEVAVIGGGLAGMIAAIALARGGRSVALVAPIAAKEDRRTTALMDQSIRFLDRLTLWEKLRPAATPLTSMRIVDGTDRLLRAPTTTFRAAEVGLDAFGYNFPNKALIDILEKAVAAEGNVTRFTDMAESIEISTEAVSITLAGGETLSADFAVGADGRGSKLRETAGIGVRNWSYPQSAMVLNFAHSLPHQNISTEFHTKHGPFTQVPLPQGRSSLVWVQEPAEAASRMELPPAELGLLVEARMQSMLGKVSVEEGVQVWPLSGMIAHRFGKGRIALIGEAAHVFPPIGAQGLNLSLRDIMALTDILCDRAELPVPADAGESSDRKRRADIMTRTASVDLLNRSLLSDFLPVQMLRAAGLHILSAIPPLRNIIMREGIEPGRGFRDIPYVLREKLKRKKA encoded by the coding sequence ATGAAGACATTCGAAGTGGCGGTGATCGGTGGCGGTCTCGCCGGCATGATCGCCGCAATCGCGCTCGCCCGCGGCGGCCGCAGTGTGGCGCTGGTAGCGCCCATTGCCGCAAAGGAAGACAGGCGCACGACAGCGCTGATGGATCAGTCGATCCGCTTCCTCGACCGTCTGACACTCTGGGAAAAGCTGCGTCCGGCAGCCACGCCTCTGACCAGCATGCGCATCGTCGACGGCACCGACCGGCTGCTGCGCGCACCGACGACCACCTTTCGCGCCGCCGAAGTCGGCCTCGATGCCTTTGGCTATAATTTCCCCAACAAGGCGCTGATCGACATCCTCGAAAAAGCCGTCGCCGCCGAGGGCAATGTCACCCGCTTCACCGATATGGCCGAATCGATCGAAATCTCTACCGAGGCCGTGTCGATCACGCTTGCCGGCGGCGAGACGCTGTCAGCCGATTTTGCCGTCGGCGCCGACGGCCGCGGCTCGAAGCTGCGCGAGACCGCTGGCATCGGCGTGCGCAACTGGTCCTATCCGCAATCGGCGATGGTGCTGAATTTCGCCCATTCGCTGCCGCACCAGAATATCTCGACCGAATTTCACACCAAACACGGCCCCTTCACCCAGGTGCCGCTGCCGCAAGGTCGCTCCAGCCTTGTCTGGGTGCAGGAACCCGCTGAGGCCGCAAGCCGCATGGAATTGCCGCCGGCTGAACTTGGGCTTCTCGTCGAGGCACGCATGCAGTCCATGCTCGGCAAGGTAAGTGTGGAGGAGGGCGTCCAGGTCTGGCCTCTCTCGGGCATGATCGCCCATCGTTTCGGCAAGGGGCGCATCGCGCTGATCGGCGAGGCCGCCCATGTCTTCCCGCCGATCGGGGCGCAGGGGCTGAACCTCAGCCTGCGCGATATCATGGCGCTGACCGATATCCTTTGCGACCGGGCGGAATTGCCGGTGCCGGCCGATGCCGGCGAAAGCTCCGACCGCAAGCGCCGTGCCGACATCATGACGCGCACCGCCAGCGTCGATCTTCTCAACCGCTCGCTGCTTTCGGATTTCCTGCCGGTGCAGATGCTGCGGGCTGCCGGCCTGCATATCCTCTCGGCCATTCCGCCGCTGCGCAACATCATCATGCGCGAAGGCATCGAGCCCGGCCGCGGCTTCCGCGATATTCCGTATGTCTTACGGGAAAAGCTGAAGCGGAAGAAGGCCTGA
- a CDS encoding DUF934 domain-containing protein, producing MTKIWKETGFVENDPWVIETDEVKATAEQKPLLSLDELIAKADVSNDVGLGVLIKPADDVRRLEPYLYRLEIVAVAFPAFNDGRAFSHASLLRQRLGYTNELRAVGDVLIDQVPLMLRVGIDSFSVSNATALKRLAENRLPAIPHHYQPAVRDAEAGKGYSWRRQAKPAA from the coding sequence ATGACGAAGATCTGGAAAGAAACCGGTTTTGTCGAAAACGATCCCTGGGTGATCGAGACCGACGAGGTGAAGGCGACCGCCGAGCAGAAGCCGCTGCTCAGCCTCGACGAACTGATCGCCAAGGCCGACGTAAGCAACGATGTCGGCCTCGGCGTGCTGATCAAGCCGGCCGACGATGTGCGCCGGCTGGAGCCCTATCTCTATCGCCTCGAAATCGTCGCCGTCGCCTTTCCGGCGTTCAACGACGGGCGGGCCTTCAGCCATGCCTCGCTGCTGCGCCAGCGTCTCGGCTACACCAACGAGCTGCGCGCCGTCGGCGACGTACTGATCGACCAGGTGCCGCTGATGCTGCGCGTCGGCATCGACAGCTTTTCCGTCAGCAACGCCACGGCGCTGAAGCGGCTGGCCGAAAACCGTCTTCCCGCCATTCCCCATCATTATCAGCCGGCGGTGCGTGACGCCGAAGCCGGCAAGGGCTATAGTTGGCGCCGTCAGGCGAAGCCGGCCGCATAA
- a CDS encoding nitrite/sulfite reductase — translation MYRYDEFDHAFVSERVEQFRDQVQRRLSGELAEDAFKPLRLMNGVYLQLHAYMLRIAIPYGTLSARQLRMLARIARTYDRGYGHFTTRQNLQFNWPKLSDIPDALADLASVEMHALQTSGNCIRNVTADHFAGAAADEIADPRPYAEILRQWSSVHPEFSFLPRKFKIAVTGADRDRAAIQVHDIGLHLKKNDKGEIGFAVYVGGGQGRTPMIAKLIRDFLPEEDLLSYTTAIVRVYNLHGRRDNKYKARIKILVHETGAEELARQVEVEFAALKDSELKLPEKDVEAIASYFALPDLAERAEGWENLARWKKADPDFARWVQQNVQPHKNPDYGMVTISLKPIGGIPGDATDAQMDAIADLAEEYAFDEIRVSHEQNLILPHVALADLEAVYRGLVAINLAEANAGLITDIIACPGLDYCALANARSIPLAQEISRRFGNAERQAEIGELKIKISGCINACGHHHVGHIGLLGVEKKGAELYQITLGGSGDEHTSIGEIIGRGFEPDRVTDAIETIVDTYLGLRLDPSEIFLATYRRVGPQPFKAALYGATAEAA, via the coding sequence ATGTACCGTTACGACGAATTTGACCATGCCTTTGTCAGCGAGCGCGTCGAGCAGTTTCGCGACCAGGTTCAGCGCCGCCTTTCCGGCGAACTTGCCGAGGATGCGTTCAAGCCGCTGCGCCTGATGAACGGCGTCTACCTGCAGCTCCACGCCTATATGCTGCGCATCGCCATTCCCTATGGCACGCTGAGCGCCCGCCAGCTGCGCATGCTCGCCCGTATCGCCCGCACCTATGACCGCGGCTATGGCCATTTCACCACGCGCCAGAACCTGCAGTTCAACTGGCCGAAGCTGTCGGACATCCCCGATGCGCTCGCCGATCTCGCAAGCGTCGAGATGCATGCCCTGCAGACCTCGGGCAACTGTATCAGAAACGTGACGGCCGATCATTTTGCCGGTGCCGCCGCCGATGAGATCGCCGATCCGCGTCCCTATGCCGAGATCCTGCGCCAGTGGTCGTCGGTCCACCCGGAATTCTCCTTCCTGCCGCGTAAGTTCAAGATCGCCGTCACCGGCGCCGACCGCGACCGCGCCGCCATCCAGGTCCACGATATCGGCCTGCACCTGAAGAAGAACGACAAGGGCGAGATCGGTTTTGCCGTCTATGTCGGTGGTGGCCAGGGCCGCACGCCGATGATCGCCAAGCTGATCCGCGACTTCCTGCCCGAGGAAGACCTGCTCTCCTACACCACCGCGATCGTGCGTGTGTACAATCTGCACGGCCGCCGCGACAACAAGTACAAGGCCCGCATCAAGATCCTCGTGCATGAAACCGGCGCCGAGGAACTGGCGCGCCAGGTGGAAGTCGAATTCGCCGCCCTGAAGGATAGCGAGCTGAAGCTGCCGGAAAAGGACGTCGAGGCGATCGCCAGCTATTTCGCGCTGCCTGATCTGGCCGAGCGTGCCGAAGGCTGGGAAAACCTCGCCCGCTGGAAGAAGGCCGATCCGGATTTCGCCCGCTGGGTCCAGCAGAACGTGCAGCCGCACAAGAACCCCGATTACGGCATGGTGACGATCTCGCTGAAGCCGATCGGCGGTATTCCGGGTGATGCCACCGACGCACAGATGGATGCGATCGCCGATCTCGCCGAGGAATATGCCTTCGACGAAATCCGCGTCAGCCATGAGCAGAACCTGATCCTGCCGCATGTCGCGCTTGCCGATCTCGAAGCCGTCTATCGCGGCCTCGTCGCCATCAATCTGGCCGAAGCCAATGCCGGCCTGATCACCGATATCATTGCCTGTCCGGGGCTGGACTATTGCGCGCTCGCCAATGCGCGCTCCATTCCGCTGGCGCAGGAAATCTCCCGCCGCTTCGGCAATGCCGAACGCCAGGCCGAGATCGGTGAGCTGAAGATCAAGATCTCCGGCTGCATCAATGCCTGCGGCCATCACCATGTCGGCCATATCGGCCTGCTCGGTGTCGAGAAGAAGGGCGCCGAACTCTATCAGATCACGCTCGGCGGTTCCGGCGACGAACATACGTCGATCGGCGAAATCATCGGCCGCGGCTTCGAGCCCGACCGGGTGACGGACGCGATCGAAACGATCGTCGACACCTATCTCGGCCTGCGCCTCGATCCGTCGGAGATCTTCCTTGCCACCTATCGTCGCGTCGGGCCCCAGCCTTTCAAGGCTGCGCTCTACGGCGCAACCGCCGAAGCGGCGTAA
- a CDS encoding DUF2849 domain-containing protein, with amino-acid sequence MVDKVLTANRLTDGIAVWLDAKGRWSTSLQEALVARHNEAVEALEAIGKKSYADNEVVDVAVVEVQDTNGSLWPLRLRERIRAQGPTMEYAPGYAPADPEFIAV; translated from the coding sequence ATGGTAGACAAGGTTCTGACGGCCAACCGGCTGACGGACGGCATTGCTGTCTGGCTGGATGCGAAGGGCAGGTGGTCCACCTCGCTGCAGGAGGCGCTTGTCGCCCGTCATAACGAAGCCGTTGAAGCGCTGGAGGCGATCGGCAAGAAATCCTATGCCGACAACGAAGTCGTTGACGTCGCCGTCGTCGAAGTCCAGGACACCAACGGCAGTCTCTGGCCGCTCCGCCTTCGCGAGCGCATCCGCGCCCAGGGCCCGACCATGGAATATGCACCGGGCTACGCTCCGGCCGATCCCGAATTCATTGCAGTCTGA
- the cysG gene encoding siroheme synthase CysG, whose product MSPKTEQLSVFPAFFRVEGQKTAVFGNGDEAFAKVRLLLNTRARIVAYAERPQADYHAFLIANRIETVRAGFSAEQVEGSALVFAATGNEADDREIVDAARTARIPANAVDQPDYCDFFTPALVNRAPVAVAIGTEGAGPVLAQMIRAQIDQLLSPSLGRLAGLATSYRTVVEQLVPRGVSRRVFWRRFFSGAVADAVANGNLPQARHAADRLLGSMDRVAGDVWLVGAGPGAEDLLTLRAQRVMMEADVIVYDALVPQAIVDMGRRDAERLSVGKRKGCHSKTQEEINDLLVDLGRQGKRVVRLKSGDPLVYGRAGEEMAAMRAAGVTYEVVPGITSAFAAAADFELPLTLRGVASSLVFTTGHDLTGDVLPDWASLAVSGATIAVYMGRTVAASVAERLMHAGIPAETTVAVIENASRTDRRLLHGTLADLPDLQHRDELTGPVMVIIGDAVAGANFELSEPLVRANARLEELARS is encoded by the coding sequence ATGTCTCCCAAGACTGAGCAGCTTTCGGTATTTCCAGCCTTCTTTCGCGTGGAAGGCCAGAAGACGGCTGTCTTTGGCAATGGCGACGAAGCTTTCGCCAAGGTGCGGCTGCTGCTCAACACACGGGCGCGGATCGTTGCCTATGCCGAGAGGCCGCAAGCCGATTATCACGCCTTCCTGATCGCCAACCGCATCGAGACCGTGCGGGCTGGCTTTTCCGCCGAGCAGGTCGAGGGATCGGCACTCGTCTTCGCCGCCACCGGCAATGAGGCCGACGACCGCGAGATCGTCGATGCCGCCCGCACTGCCAGAATTCCGGCCAATGCCGTCGATCAGCCCGATTACTGCGATTTCTTCACGCCGGCGCTGGTTAATCGCGCCCCCGTCGCCGTTGCGATCGGCACCGAAGGGGCAGGGCCGGTTCTGGCGCAGATGATCCGCGCGCAGATCGACCAGCTTCTTTCCCCCTCGCTCGGCCGGCTTGCCGGCCTGGCGACGAGCTACCGCACGGTCGTCGAGCAATTGGTGCCCCGTGGCGTTTCTCGCCGCGTCTTCTGGCGCCGCTTCTTCTCCGGCGCCGTGGCCGATGCGGTCGCCAACGGCAACCTGCCGCAGGCCCGCCATGCCGCCGACCGGCTGTTGGGCTCGATGGACAGGGTCGCCGGCGATGTCTGGCTGGTCGGTGCCGGTCCGGGTGCCGAGGATCTGCTGACGCTGCGCGCCCAGCGCGTGATGATGGAAGCCGACGTCATCGTCTATGACGCACTCGTGCCGCAGGCGATCGTCGATATGGGCCGCCGCGATGCCGAGCGGCTTTCCGTCGGCAAGCGCAAGGGCTGCCACTCGAAGACGCAGGAAGAAATCAACGACCTGCTGGTCGATCTCGGCCGCCAAGGCAAGCGCGTCGTCCGCCTGAAGTCCGGCGATCCCCTGGTCTATGGCCGGGCAGGCGAAGAGATGGCGGCAATGCGCGCCGCCGGCGTCACCTATGAGGTGGTGCCCGGTATTACCTCGGCTTTCGCCGCCGCTGCCGATTTCGAACTGCCGCTGACGCTGCGCGGCGTTGCCTCCTCGCTGGTCTTCACCACCGGCCATGATTTGACCGGCGATGTGCTGCCCGATTGGGCAAGCCTGGCCGTCTCCGGCGCAACGATCGCCGTCTATATGGGCCGCACGGTGGCCGCCTCCGTTGCCGAGCGGCTGATGCATGCCGGCATCCCCGCCGAGACCACCGTCGCCGTCATCGAAAATGCCAGCCGCACTGACCGCCGCCTGCTGCATGGCACGCTTGCCGATCTGCCCGATCTGCAGCACCGCGACGAGCTGACCGGTCCTGTCATGGTCATCATCGGCGATGCTGTCGCCGGTGCCAATTTCGAACTGTCCGAGCCGCTGGTGCGTGCGAACGCCCGGCTCGAGGAACTTGCAAGGAGCTGA